TAATAAGGTAATAACTACTTATACGTTTTTAGATGCTAACAGTAAAGGAATATTTCTTGGAATTTTATAGGGGTTGAAAGCTTCAACTCTTTCCGTGACGTTGACAACTCAAGTCAATTACACTCTGGTGATAGTTCTTTGCTGAGTTTCTATGATTCCCGTACTGAGCGAATTCGTTGGACATGGAGATTGAGTTGAATTGTTTTGTCATCTAATGTGTTTTCTGccaataaaaatatagaCGTTTTGGAAACACGAccagtttaaaaaatatgaatttatGTTATCTTATTCTATATTCCCAAGTAATTATATTTACATAcatattccaaaaaataaagtctAGTGTACACATCCTGAATATAATTCAgaaaaataaggaaaaaaacCGTATTGTAAGTACTAGTAAACGGGTTCCAGCATTCCttctattattattttaggTAAAACAGTCAGATATCTTACGTTTCCATCAGTCGAATCAACTTCATCGCCTTGCCatctcaattttttaagcaaaaagttagattcaaaagctttaacgtcagaagaagaagtcCCCAAAGTTATATGAAGTTGAGGGTTGCAAGTTTTACCATACCAGACGCTGTTTTCATTCATAGTGACTCGAAAACAAATAACTCTATCATCCCATACAAGATGAGTTATCCTAAACGAAATATTCCCCATTTTAGTAGTATTTTTATCGTGCATATGCTGTAAGTATTGTTCCCAAATCCGACTATTTACCGGCTTCTGTGACTCGTGGATCATAGTAATATGAAAGGAATCTTGTAAGGTGTATCTGGAAAAAGCCTCCTGCCATTGCAAATTAGCTATCGTTAAGACTTGAACGAGAGAAGACTCCACTGTCTTCCTGTCAAGCAATACGCCAAAGTATCTTGGcgcttttttaaaacaagtAGATGAGCCGGTAATCCCTTCGGCTGtgattttattctttatcttttttgagTCATtaccaaaagtttttctatAAGTCGGGACGTACTCATTAACGGCGTAATTAAGTGCAGCTGCATAGTCGTCATCACTGGGATCATTTGGGATCAATTCtggtatgttttttttgaaataatttacaattcGACGTGCGTTTTCCAAGGATCCTATCAAAGGATCCAGTTCTATAATATCATCATAATTAGCATCATGTTTATTTCCTGCAGGATCGAATGGCTTATACTGCTTATAAAAAGTATTCATAATTGCTTTCACCTTATCGACACCCTCTGAAACCTTTATTGATTGGTGCCGATCACCACGTTGAAGTACACGATTTTGAACAAATTCCGGAACTTCCGGTGTATGCTTGAAAGGAAGAGCAACGAATCTGACGCCATCAATTAAAGCCAAGATGTCGGTTTGAAGAGTACTTCTCATGTTGGAAATGTGATTGTTACGATCGGCAAAAACAACAGAATGTCCGTTTCTAAATTCCTCAATAATTGCTTTAGCAAATCTTTTTGGTCCACCTTTTCCTGAAGGAAGATTATCGTTTTGCACTACAGGCCAGccaaaaagcttttctaaaattttagcAACCGTAGTTTTACCACAACCAATAGTGGCGATAGGTACAAGTAAGGTGAATTCTTTCCCACAATCATTGTCATTCGAAACGGAAAGATGCATCAGATctaattttgaaagcacCAAAAACTCATCTcgtaaagaaattatacCTTTATTGCTCATATATAATCGTTTAGCATCCTCGTCTTCCTTAAACTTTTTGTCACAGAAAGTAATATATTCAGCCgttacttttttatattttgtgTAACTTGGCTTTTTACCAGATATTAACATTTTGGTGACTTCACGCCATTGACGAAACATGCCATACGGTTCTggaaatttatatttgaaaaagaaatcattaGAAGATTGTTGCTCAAGAGATGAATGATCAGAATGACAACGAATAACAAACCCTTCGATTGCCCTGTTATTCCATTTGCCATCTTTAGAGgcattttctaaaaaggCTTTGAGCTCATGAATGCTATccataaaaaatgaagaaactTTCATAAATCCCCATTGTTCCGCAAATTCAGCAACTTCACAGGATGATGCAGTAATAAACTGCGGGCAATTCCGATTTAATCCATGCAGATATAGTCCACGAGAATTTCCAGTGTATGGAAGAATGTGCTCTTCAAACTCATCATCACAGAGTTCAGCCACAGCAGTCATGTCTCTACGAAGTAGTTCATGGGCCAGCTCTTGTTTAGTGCGACCAACACTTTGCAAATGTTTTTCAAGCCAACGTTCCCCAACGTTTGCATGAGAGACTGATTGTCCTTCCACAATACCTAAAGAATGCTTGCTAGAAACAATGATCTGTCCGTCTGGCAAAGCTGCAATAAATATGATACAACCATTTTCTTTGACTGTCAATTCATAAGGTCCTTTAGTGTGTTGAGAAAGTGCATCCCAAGTAGTAATAGGGACTTCatcaatattaaaaaatttatcgtACCCACGTATAACAATGCGATGTCTTTTACTTTCATAGTCATAGCCAGTAAACAAACCACGCGCGTTTGTAGGTAAAGTAATTCTATGTCCAGATATAGTAtcaaaacattttttgctATTGGACACATTTAAACGAAATGCCTGTTCCCAGATCCTCCAAGAAGTTAAATCATAATTAGATTTGGGAGCTTTGAATGTAACTGATCTAAcagttgattttttttctccgAATATGCAAACTCTTTGATCACGAGTCTACATAATTCTTGAACCAAATCTTctgaattattaaaattcaaaaccataattttttaagaaaaaataataaagcaaaagccTTGAATTCAACGAACTTCCTTTGACTGAATGCTCTACAGAAAAATAAGCAACTATgtatttttggaagaaatcaataaaggaagaaaaacatAAGCTTTTCTCAGCAGTTGGCCGGAAGAAGCAACTACACTGATTTGAAAAGAGTAGAGCGAAAGACAAAaactaatttatttctgCTCACAGTTAAGCTTGGTATATGGAAGCAACATTAGTTACGGTAGATTCTATTATGTCTCAGTAAAATCtatttacaaattcaaaaataccTGATAAATCTTGATCTACTAATTAAAGCGAGCACGTATTTATTTCTACTTATCAATAATAAACGGgttgttttttcattgaTATAATGTTTTGTCTTCTACCTTCTGTGCAAGCTTTAATAAGTTAACAAATTAGCTGAAGTTACAAATCTTTACTTCGTTTTAGCAAtagcattttcaaaagtaaaaattcCAGCTGTTAAGAATTCCGATAACATTTTACATATGGATGTAACCAACATTATTATTCATtagcaaacaaaaaattcggTTAGTTTTTAATCATGCTAGCTGTTGATAAATGGTTTCAGGAATTAAACGGAAAGTCATTGCAAACACTAACCGTAgcaaataaatttcaaatcatAAGTCAAAATAACGTTTTTCTACGTTTTGTGAGCCACTCTCTTGCAGTGCGTTACTCAAATGTATCCAGAACAGCGGAAAATTAAACgaaaattgatgaagatAGATTTCAAGCGTCGGCATTTTTGATACATTAATTGTCTACTTACAAGGTCGGTTGAATAGACAATTTCCGCATTAGGGGCTACTAGGCTATCCATCTGTGCAATATTTATTACCATTTTTAAACCACAACACCACATATCTCTTTGCAAGGTTATTAGccatatattttattgtgtCCTCGTCCAGCAAGAATATTATCTTCGGATGTCCAAAGTAATAAAGTCATAAAAAACCTCATAGCTAGTACTaatcgatttttttttaagcttaGTGATTATTGTGGCACCATGACTAACACAATTGATTCATTCCAAAAAGGCTCCGCATTAGAAAACTATAACATATGGATCGATTGCGATCCTGGACATGACGATGTTGTCGCCTTAACATTGGCTGCTTGCGCTGGacattgtaaaattttgggTGTTAGTACCGTACATGGTAATACAACGCTAGAATTTACTACCAAAAATGCTTTAGCGGTAATGGAGCTTTTAAATCAAGATGTTGATGTTCATGCTGGCGCAGCGAAGCCCTTGATGCGCGAGTCCGCGTTCGCTACTCACATACATGGTACGAATGGGCTTGCAGGGATTTCATTGCTTCCTGATTATCCCAAAAAGAAGGCTACTCCTGATGCGGTGTTCGCTATGTATACCACTATTTCTAATTATCCAGAGCCTGTCACTCTCGTAGCTACCGGTCCTTTGACAAACATTGCATTGTTATTGGCAACGTACCCAAGCGTTACCGACAACATAGAAAGGTTTATATTTATGGGTGGTAGCACAGGCATTGGAAATATTACTTCTCAAGCAGAATTCAACGTGTATGCTGATCCTGAGGCAGCTAGGCTCGTTTTAGAGACTAAATCACTTATCGGCAAACTATTTATGGTGCCGCTAGATGTCACTCATAAAGTACTTTTAGATGCAAACATTATTCAGTTACTGCGTCAACATAGCAACCCATTTAGTTCCACACTGGTAGAATTGATGACTGTCTTTCAACAAACTTATGAAAATGTCTACGGAATTCGAAACGGTGTTCCCGTTCATGACGTTTGTGCTGTTGCTTTGGCGCTGTGGCCATCTCTGTGGACCTCGCGTTCTATGTATGTGACTGTAAGCTTAGATTCTCTCACTCTTGGTCGCACTGTCTGTGATGTATGGTCGCAACAAAATCAGTATCCGGCTAATGTTCATGTTGTTTTGGAAGCTGAtgtttcattattttgGGAGACGTTTATTGGAGTTATAGACAGGCTCAATTATTTGTAGTATATTTATGACATTATCGACTAGTgttttatgtttattttttacaacgATCAAGTTCTcccttcattttcaattttgaaagcaCTTCAAGCATTCATCATGCCCTCTTATATCATCCATTGGAAATACAAAACCaaatactttcttttttactcaAAGAAGTACGTTTATACTTTTGCATTGCATAtagttttataaaatcttagactataaaaatatcattatttgaatttaaatacTAACAACAAAGTatgtataaataaatgcttaattataaacaaaagggTGTACGAGTAAGTGATAGGTTCGTAGAATTGTCAATAGCATCATTTTGGCAAATAAAATCAGTAGACGCCAAGTTGGTCTTTCATAGTACATTAATAAGgcactttaaaaaagctcAATATGAACAACCAGAACGTATTATATTCTTAAGTCGAAGAAAAGGCTTAAAAATACTAGAATTAATGTGCCAATTTTATAGTCCTATGTACAAGTAGCTTGAGAATATTTTctgaaaacaaattcaagaaaaaagGGAAGATAAGAATAAATGTAATAGCAAAACAAGAATAAAGTATACAAAGACATTATATTTATGGTCATATAGGGTGGAGAAAGTAGCTACTCATCACCAGACGCGGAAGAGGCTTCACTAGTTGTCTTGTCAGAAAAATTACCATGATCAACAGAGGCTTTCTCCTCGTGATCTGCTTCAGTTTCCTCACCAGTAGGTTCTTCTTTGACAGGAGTTTCTGTGGTAGCTGATTCGtcatctttttcaatttcctcttctttaacagtattctttttaacttttttagcGGGAACACTTTCATTATGCTCACCTTCATTAGCTGCTCGACGAGCACGGGGGCGTTTTGTCTTTCTTTCGGCTTTAATGGGCGGAGCATCCGGTACTTTTTCAACAATGTcttgaagaaaatcaaaCTGTTCAACACTTTGAACAGCATGCTTTAAATGAGAAACGGTAACACGCTTTGCTTGGTGCAATCGCGTCTGTTTGCACGATTCTTGAATTATACTCTGCATGAACAATTCCAACGCTTTCGACATAATAACCGGAGTAACTTGAGCGACCTTTCCAACGTCCTGGTCTGCTTGcataatcttttttatacGAGCAACAGGAAATCTGCTTTTCCAGTACGTAGCAGGATTTGGTTTAGTTTCACtatcattattatttgttgGATCACCCATTATAAGAAGCAGAATTAACAAGATAATTCGATATTAAAGTCAATAGTAAGTTGGCGTGTAAATGATTGTTTCGGAAATGAATCGCTTGAAGGAGCTGGTAAGTAAGGTAGTAACGAAAACGTATATTACTACCTCTATTGAGACTGTCTgtcaagtttttaaaaaaattttttttctaatttgtCGAATTTGAGAAGTTAAAGTAAAAATCTTCTAGTGCCTAACAGCGGATCTTAGTATTCTTTATAACAAGGTAGTGGTGAAGGACTCGTTTAAAAGCAGAATTTTATGTAGGTCGCGGAAAGCAATAATTCGGAATCACAAGCGACTAACTTCCAGGAAATATAGCAAAGAAACTCggtaaatattaatttggttttcttttagTCGCCATACTTGCCAAGTATTTTGCTCAATATTCCAAATGAAGGCAATTTAGAGGTTCATAATATGCATACAATCACAGTTTAaataagaataaaataacagATTCAGATATACGTGTGTAATCAGAGCAAGCAAAACAAACCAGcaaccaaatttttaaatactagtaaaaagtttttcttttcttaaaGTAGTAGCGAGTAAATACATGCTTACAAATGAACTCAAAGTATTTAAAAGCTTTCATGCTTAAGATTGCTGCTAATTGATATAATATTCCAACTTGTTTTGACAACAAAGACACATAATTTGCAATGTCAGTGCTTTAATCTTTGTACGTAATAATTACTTTTActaagaaaatttcaattaataatatgacattaaatttataaaaaattgatttgcAATAGCACCTTTGTAGAATCCTTCGAACTAATGACTCAAAAGGACTCGCACTTTACCTTCTTCGAAGACGACACAACGATTATCACTTTCTATACAGAGCTATCCTTGCAAGATATGATTACTCTctaattttacaaaactaAACGggattaatatttttttttgcaagaaACTACTTACTATGAGCTATCCTAAAGCACGCATAAGACGATTTTTTCGTCAGCATTGCCAGCGCAGCCTTGAAAGTTCCGCATTGGATTTGGTATGGAAAGTTATAAATGAAACTAGCTATTTCTCAGTCAGTATCTTTTTGGACGCGCTATTCTAATAAagatattcaaattttttatattgaatGTTTTCAACTAACAGAATTTTCAAGGTATATTTGGATTACTGTCTTTTCTTACAATCCTTACTAAAAGAAGCCAATATTGAAGCGGCTAAGACTGGGGAAAGAAGAGTACAGCCAGAACATGTTCGAAGTATTCAAAGAGTAAGCTAATATTGAATAAACTAGATTTATTATCTTTTCAGCAAAGGCGTAAATCGATTgcactttattttttaaaatggaACATACTTACTAACcatttagaaaattctAGCTCAAtttaaaggataaaaaGAGTCATTATGTGGGAAAGAAGACATAAAACAGAATCATTGATTCAGTTCCATAAGCGACAGAATAGTAGATACCAAAAAGTAAGATAAAGCCATATTTATAGATCGGGTCTACTATTGAGAACACGAACTATACATCCTATACCGGATATTTCCACCACCTACAAAACCGTATTAGTGACCgaataaaaatgtaaagCATGAGATAAGCAATGCTAGAGCGTTGGGAAAAGCAATAAACTAAAAGTTACCTTTTCGTGCCAATTAAGTAATACAGACGAGTTGTAGGCTTGAGGATTCGCCAATCCACGATAAATGAAGTTTACAATATTATCAATTTCCTCCGTTGAACATTCTTTTACAAATGCGGGAATGTCAGCAGCTCGTATATTGCTTAATACATCAACAAAAGCATTCAAATATTGAGtctaaaaaagttaaaattcatttacaccataataaaatgaaatcaagaagaattgtaaatttaatcaataaataaaaacgtAATTGATATAAACCGTCTTTAAGCAGTTTGTACAGTTTGCACATACCCTAACTTCTTGAACATCATTTCCATAAGGAACATATGAGAGTAAGGTTTTCAAACCTTGTAAGGCATTTCCtctattttaattaataaaaaaattgcttct
This portion of the Schizosaccharomyces pombe strain 972h- genome assembly, chromosome: I genome encodes:
- the arc5 gene encoding ARP2/3 actin-organizing complex subunit Arc5; its protein translation is MTFRTLDVDSITEPVLTEQDIFPIRNETAEQVQAAVSQLIPQARSAIQTGNALQGLKTLLSYVPYGNDVQEVRTQYLNAFVDVLSNIRAADIPAFVKECSTEEIDNIVNFIYRGLANPQAYNSSVLLNWHEKVVEISGIGCIVRVLNSRPDL
- the bur6 gene encoding negative cofactor 2 complex subunit Bur6 — encoded protein: MGDPTNNNDSETKPNPATYWKSRFPVARIKKIMQADQDVGKVAQVTPVIMSKALELFMQSIIQESCKQTRLHQAKRVTVSHLKHAVQSVEQFDFLQDIVEKVPDAPPIKAERKTKRPRARRAANEGEHNESVPAKKVKKNTVKEEEIEKDDESATTETPVKEEPTGEETEADHEEKASVDHGNFSDKTTSEASSASGDE
- the urh2 gene encoding uridine ribohydrolase, coding for MTNTIDSFQKGSALENYNIWIDCDPGHDDVVALTLAACAGHCKILGVSTVHGNTTLEFTTKNALAVMELLNQDVDVHAGAAKPLMRESAFATHIHGTNGLAGISLLPDYPKKKATPDAVFAMYTTISNYPEPVTLVATGPLTNIALLLATYPSVTDNIERFIFMGGSTGIGNITSQAEFNVYADPEAARLVLETKSLIGKLFMVPLDVTHKVLLDANIIQLLRQHSNPFSSTLVELMTVFQQTYENVYGIRNGVPVHDVCAVALALWPSLWTSRSMYVTVSLDSLTLGRTVCDVWSQQNQYPANVHVVLEADVSLFWETFIGVIDRLNYL
- the trl1 gene encoding tRNA ligase Trl1, translating into MVLNFNNSEDLVQELCRLRDQRVCIFGEKKSTVRSVTFKAPKSNYDLTSWRIWEQAFRLNVSNSKKCFDTISGHRITLPTNARGLFTGYDYESKRHRIVIRGYDKFFNIDEVPITTWDALSQHTKGPYELTVKENGCIIFIAALPDGQIIVSSKHSLGIVEGQSVSHANVGERWLEKHLQSVGRTKQELAHELLRRDMTAVAELCDDEFEEHILPYTGNSRGLYLHGLNRNCPQFITASSCEVAEFAEQWGFMKVSSFFMDSIHELKAFLENASKDGKWNNRAIEGFVIRCHSDHSSLEQQSSNDFFFKYKFPEPYGMFRQWREVTKMLISGKKPSYTKYKKVTAEYITFCDKKFKEDEDAKRLYMSNKGIISLRDEFLVLSKLDLMHLSVSNDNDCGKEFTLLVPIATIGCGKTTVAKILEKLFGWPVVQNDNLPSGKGGPKRFAKAIIEEFRNGHSVVFADRNNHISNMRSTLQTDILALIDGVRFVALPFKHTPEVPEFVQNRVLQRGDRHQSIKVSEGVDKVKAIMNTFYKQYKPFDPAGNKHDANYDDIIELDPLIGSLENARRIVNYFKKNIPELIPNDPSDDDYAAALNYAVNEYVPTYRKTFGNDSKKIKNKITAEGITGSSTCFKKAPRYFGVLLDRKTVESSLVQVLTIANLQWQEAFSRYTLQDSFHITMIHESQKPVNSRIWEQYLQHMHDKNTTKMGNISFRITHLVWDDRVICFRVTMNENSVWYGKTCNPQLHITLGTSSSDVKAFESNFLLKKLRWQGDEVDSTDGNVRYLTVLPKIIIEGMLEPVY
- the wip1 gene encoding CENP-W family protein Wip1 produces the protein MSYPKARIRRFFRQHCQRSLESSALDLVYLDYCLFLQSLLKEANIEAAKTGERRVQPEHVRSIQRKILAQFKG